In Raphanus sativus cultivar WK10039 chromosome 5, ASM80110v3, whole genome shotgun sequence, the following proteins share a genomic window:
- the LOC130512647 gene encoding uncharacterized protein LOC130512647, with translation MSVKKQASERKNSGRDKSSYYRCLSFSFTESSSTDGKKKPLSLNRMDSKKLKADIVKWAKRVAAYVRQLSSRKRD, from the coding sequence ATGTCTGTAAAGAAACAGGCTTCGGAGAGGAAGAACAGTGGAAGAGACAAGTCAAGTTATTATCGATGCTTGTCATTCTCGTTCACGGAGTCGTCATCAACGGATGGGAAGAAGAAACCATTGTCGTTGAATCGTATGGATTCAAAGAAGCTCAAGGCAGATATTGTGAAGTGGGCAAAGCGTGTTGCGGCTTACGTTCGTCAACTTAGCTCGAGAAAACGAGATTAA